The window AGAAGCGGATTCCAGGCGAAGGCCAATGTTGCCAGAACGTGCCGGCGCTGCCTATGCTGATCCTCATCTCGTGCCGGTTGTAAGTAGCCGCTGATAGACCAGATCAGAAGGGCCGAACCCAGGTGAGTGGCCAGGCCAAGCAGGCGCAGCAATAACAAGGGAAGAACCAGATTGTTGGCCCCAGCTAGCGGCAGCGCCAGCCACTGTAAGAAACAAGTGATGGCGGCCCAGGTTGGTCCATAAGCCGAGGGTTGATCGATCCAGTAGAGATAAGGATAGGTTACATCATAGTGGATTTGGGTCGGAAGCGTAGTGAGAGGATTAAGGTGATAAATAACGCCCATCCGCGCATAGATCAGGTAAGAGAAAAGATCTGGCGAGGTGACAACGGGAATAAGCGCGTAGAGCAGGCCAAGGGCTACCGTTGAGAGTACGACATACCGACGGGAGATGAGGGCAGGCAGCCTGGCCAGAGCGTAGAGATAGAGGAGAAAGAGGGACGTCAGGACTGTCAGGAAGAGGACGACCTCAAGCCAGGCCACCGGGGGCGAAGGAATCGCCGGGTCGGTGGGTACTGGCTGGAGCGGAATAATGCTCCAGCTGGGAAAGAGCGCCTGTGTCGGTAAGAGCGACCAGGTGCCGGCCCGTGAGAGCAGCACATCGTTGAACCAGAGGCCGCTGAGCGGGAGCACAGCGTCCAACAGCACAATGGCCAGGACCATTCCCCCAAAAACGGCCAGCGGGAGAAGCCGCTGACTCCTGTGCGGCCTCGCTGGCGCCTGTGGAAGGCTTGCTTCCTTCAACTCCTGTTGAGTGACGACATCTATTCCCGCCGTTTTCTGCTCAAGTGGCAATTCTACATTTCTCATCCCTATGCTTGCTACCCATCTATCACAGTTGATGCTGATATAGCACTGGCAGGTGGTAGCTGGCCTGCATGAAGGAAGGCCCCGAGGGCAGGGCCTTCCTGGACAGCGAGAGGCACAGCTTCCAACTTTCTTGAACGATTGATAGTTTTGCACGGTGACGGACTGGGCCAGATTCCTTTCGAGAGCCATCTTCAGCAAACATATAGCTCTTCTTGAGGACATCTTGAGCTTTCTCTGCTAGCATGACTGCTATAGTCCAGAAAACATTTTGTAGAGAGGATGCACGGGAGCGACCTGGCTTATGGAAGAAGCAGCGAGCTATGAGGCACCGACCTGGTCCCACCCGGCAGAGCAGAGAGAGCCGGAGCCGGGAACGTCTTCCTCAACCTCAGAATCAGCCTCGACGCGGCTGCCCCGGCGACGGCTCCTTGGGCTGGCGGGGATCGGCCTGGGAGCAGCCGGCCTGGTGACTGGAGGCATCGCCCTGGAACAGCTCTGGCAGCAGAACCACGCAGCTGGCGCCCAGGCTGATCAGCAACTCATCGGTCACTTGCTGCGGCGTGCGGGCTTTGGCGCTGGACCCGCGGAGCTAGCGCTCTATCGCAAGCTTGGCTTTGCCGCGGCGGTCGATCGCCTCCTGAGCTACCAACACGTCCCCGACGATGAGATGGAGCAGCGTCTGGCAGCCCTCAATCTCAATCTCGATCGGCCACAGGATCAGCAGCGTTGGTGGTTGCTGCGCATGGCCTGGACGCAGCGTCCGCTGTTAGAAAAAATGGTCCTTTTCTGGCATGGGGTGCTTACCAGCAGCTTTCGCAAAGTCGGCGGTCCGCGCTTCTATCGCCGCATAGTTATCCAGAACCAGTTTTTGCGCGAGCGTGCCCTCGATACCTTTGACAATATCCTGCTGGGAATCACCAGCGACCCTGCCATGCTCTTCTATCTCGATCTCACCAAGAGCACGCGCAACGCCCCCAATGAAAACTATGCGCGCGAGCTGATGGAACTATTCACCATCGGGCTGGGTCATTACACCCAACAGGATGTCACCGAAGGAGCGGCGGCCCTGAGTGGCTGGCATGTTCGGGGCCTCTCCTCTTATTACAATCCTGCCAGTCACAGCGACCGTATCAAGCATTTTCTGGGGCACAGCGGGAACCTGGATTATCGGGACGTCATCGCGATCCTCGCCGATCATCCAGCCACTCCCTGGTTTCTCGCGCGCAAGCTCTTCAGCTTCTTTGTCTACGAGAACCCGAGCGAGGAGGACCTCCAGCCGCTCGTCACTGCTTATCAGCACAGCAACCATAGTATTGGCGCGGTCATGCGTGCTCTCCTGCTCTCTCCGCAGTTCGCCTCGGCCAAAGCCTACCGTAGCCGACTCAAGTCGCCGGTTGAATTTGCCGTTGGTGCCTATCGAGCGTTGGGTCTCCAGGACGATGGCAGCCTGCTGCCGCAGTTCACCACACTCATGGGTCAGACCGTTTTTGATCCTCCCAATGTTGGCGGCTGGCCTGGTGACAAGGTCAGCGCTTTCTGGCTCAATAGTGGCACGTGGATGACGCGCCTCAATTACGTGGACCTTCTCCTGCGTCGTGGTCTGGGGCGCGGTACCGTTCGTCCGCTCGATTTGCAAGCGCTGATTGAGAAGAACCGGCTGGCCTCGCCCGAGGCCTTCGTCGACTACTTTGCGGCCTTCCTGCTCGACGGTCAGCTTGCCAACGACCGGCGGGCCTTGCTCGTCAGCTATCTCACTGCGCCGGCTCCGGGGCGGCAGGAGAGCGTCACCTTCGCCAATGGCAGCGCCTACCCGCTCAGCCGTGTGCGAGATGCTCTCTATCTACTCCTGGCCTCGCCGGAGTATCAGCTCAACTAATCAAACGAAGATTGGAGGAAGCAGACGACCCGCAGGCCCGCGGTCGCGGTCTGCTGGGGAGCCTGATTGAACTGAGAGGAAAGCAATGGCCCTGTCTCGTCGCACCCTGATCAAAGATGGTATGCTCGTCGTGAGCGCTGGCATGGTTATGCCCTCTATCTTCAGCCGTGCCGTGCTCTCGGCGCGTGCGCAGGCCCGTGAAGGGGCGCGGCTGGCCCAGGCGGCCAGCGAGCGTACCCTGATCGTCGTACAGTTAGCCGGTGGCAACGATGGTCTCAACACCGTCATCCCTTATACAGACACCCGCTATTACCAGATGCGCCCCACCCTGGCGATCAAAGAGGCCCAGGTACTGCCGTTAGATCAGCGGCTGGGCCTGCATCCCGAAATGGCAGGCTTCCAAAAGCTCTGGGAGGCCGGGCACCTGGCTGTCATCGAGGGAGTCGGCTATCCCAATCAAAGTCTCTCGCACTTCCAGGCGATGGACATCTGGCAGACCCTCGATCTCAGTGGCAACGGGCGCGAGGGCTGGCTAGGGAAACTTGTGGCCGGCCTTGTGGACCAGGAAGGTCACCCTTTCAAGGCGCTAGAGATCGGCAGCCAGACCGCGCTTGCCCTTTCATCGCTCACTGCCCAGGTCCCGACGCTCTCCAGCCTCAGCTCCTACCGTCTCAACGCTGACCCAGCCGATCACGATGGCGGGGCCTCGCGCCTGCAGGCTCTGCTCAAGCTCTACAATTCCTATCCGCGGACTGCGCCTTATGCTGTGCTGCTGGAGACCACCGCCCTTGACGCCCAGGCGGGTGCGGGGCGCCTGCAGCAAGCGGCCAACACCTACAAGCCTGCGGCAAGCTATCCCCAGGGTCCTTTTGCCGAGGGACTCAAGATTCTTGCGGAAGTCATTGTCAACGATCTGGGCCTGCGTGTCGGCTACATCACTCTGGGTGGCTTCGACACCCATGCCAACCAGCAGGAGACCCATGCCCAGCTTGTCAAAACCCTCTCCGACGGCCTCTATGCCTTCTACACGGACCTCGCTTTGCACGGCAAAGCTGATCAAGTTGTCGTCATGACCTGGTCCGAGTTTGGGCGACGTGTTGAAGAAAATGGCAGTCTGGGGACCGATCATGGAACAGCTGCCCCCATGTTCATCGTCGGCAGCGCTGTCAATCGCGGCATTTTTGGGGAGCCGCCGTCACTGACGAATCTGGACGACAACGGGAATCTAAAATACACGGTTGATTTCCGCTCGGTCTATGCCACCGTATTAGAGCGCTGGATGGGAGCCTCGGCGCGCACTGTCCTGGGAGGCTCCTTCGGCACACAAAATTTCCTCTCGGCCTCATAGCCTTATCGGCTATTGAGCTGATCTATCCTATCGGGGGCTACCAGCGTTTCCCTTCTGTGGACTGCCGATGTGCTCCTGGTTGCCTGGCGGCGGTGGCCTGGCCGTCGGGGTGATCAGGAGCGGCCAGCCTGCCTTGTGAGCTGCCCTGACTTCCAGCGACGAGGCCGTCTGACCCGCCTGTCGGATCTTTGCTATAATATGAACCGGTTGATCTAACTCTCGCAGTCAGGAGTACCATCGTCAAGATGTCTGATGATTTCAAGGAAGAGGGGTATCCGCAGCGGCGTGAGCTGTGGATCACACTGGGCATTGTGGTGCTTGTGATGCTGATCGTCCTGGTTGGTCTCATGGCCTATAGCCACTTACCGCGAGCTGGAGGCAATAGCAACGATGCCCTAACGGCGCTTACCCCCACCCCGGCGCAGAAGAATCCGGTGGCCTCCATCGAGTTAAATCGCACCTTCTCCTATAGCGGGGTCAACCTGACCGTGACCCGGGTTGGTGAAGCAGGCAGCTACTCTGATGATCAGAAGCACCAGAGCAACTATGTCATTCGGGTCTATCTGGACGTTCAGAATCCCGGCGAATCGCCAGTCGGGATCGACTACCAGGCCCTGGCGCGCCTGGTGCTTCCCGATGGCACCCAGATAGCTCCCCAGCTCATTACCATTCCTCCTGTGGTCCTACCGGGCCAGAAGCAAACGGGCTACCTTGATTTTCCTGCCAATCGGCAACTCGATCTCTCCACGCTTTCACTGCATCTCGGCAAGAAAGCGCAGGTGCTCTTCTCCTGATGCATTCCCCGGACGAATACGAAGAACAAGAACAGGAGCGAGGAAGCGATGAGCTGCTCGCCTCAGATGAGCTACGCCTTCCAGAGGGGGCCAGCTTCCTTGTACGGCTGCACGCAGTCAGGGCCTGGCTGGCACGTCGGCAAGAGGAAGCAAGGCTGGCCGCAGGTGAGGCGGCTCTGCGCCTGCAAGAGCAAGCCCTGGCCCAGGAAAGAGAGTCACGTCTGCGCCGGCGTCAGCTAGAGCAACAAGCGCGTCTGCAGGAGCAGGCGCGTCAAGAACTGGAGGGAGCCAACCGTCGGCTCCAGGCCTACGCTGAAGCCGCGGCCCTCTTAGAGGAGACGATCGATCACACCAGCGGCCAGCGCGTGCTGGTCGAATATTATCTGACCCTGAGCGAGCTACTAGAGCACGAAGTAGATAGCGCCAGGTCGCCCCAAGAGAGGGAGAGCCTGATCGCCTGCTCGCCACGGCTCCAGGCTTTGCAGGAAGTGCTGCAGCGCGTGGAGCAGGTAAGCGTATCAACAGAAGACGACTGATCTACTTGCCGGCGGGCAAACCGGACAAGGCGAAGAGAGACGAGCATCCTTCCACCCATCAAGGTGGTGAAGGCCCGTCTCTCTTCGTTCGTTCCAAAGCTCCAATTGCGCCTTCGTCTTTTCCGTCCATTGGGCCTCATCCGGGCCAGGGCTGCCAGCCAGTCAGCATGCGCCAGGCAGGGCAGGGAGCGGACGAGAGACGAGTCCAACCAACAGGACTCAGGCCAGCTCCTCCATCAAAGGCTCCTTGGGTAGAGCAGCCAGCCCCTCCTCCTCATAATCGGCAGGCTGCGTATTGTCCTTCCCCGAAGGAACCCCCAGGGCACGGAAGACCGGGGTCAGGATCAGCGTCAAGACCAGGTTGACCAGCAGCGAATAGACGGCGATATAGGCGGCGATCTTCACATTGCCGAGAGAGATCGTGAAGACCGAGGAGGCGAAGTTATTGGCCACCGCCATCCAGGTGCCAGTCACCATGCCGCCGACCCAGCCGATAATCATCGCCCAGCGGTGCATCCAGTTGGTATAGAGACCCAGGAAGACAGGGGGAAGCGTCTGAATAATCCAGACCCCACCCAGGAGCTGGAAATTGATAATATCGGTAGCCGGCACCAGCAAGATAAAGAGCAGGGCGCCGAATTTCACCACCAGCGAGACCACCTTCGCCACTGTCGACTCCTCGCGGTCCGAGCAATTCGGGCGGAAGTACTCCTTATAGATATTGCGCGTGAAGAGGTTGGCGGCAGCGATCGACATCACTGCGGCAGGAACCAAGGCCCCGATGGAGATAGCGGCGAAAGCGAAACCCGCAAACCAGTCGGGGAAAGCCCAGCTCATGAGCGAAGGCACGGCGCCATTAGCCTTATAGCTATGGAAAGCGGGCTGGCTTGTGACCCCGGTGCCGGCAGCGATGGCCATATAGCCGAGCAGGGCCAGCAGGCCCAGCATCAGCGAATAAAGGGGCAGCAGGGCAGCATTGCGCTTGACCACCTGGCGACTGCTGCTACTAAGCACCCCCGTCATCGCGTGGGGGTAGAGGAAGAGAGCGAGGGCCGAGCCGAGAGCCAGAGTCGCGTAGGCCATCTGGGCCTGGGGAGTTGTCAGCAGATCGCGGAAGGTCGTGCCCTGAGCAATCGCGTTCAGGTGCTTAGTGTGGGCCGCTGCGAAAATATGGTCGAAGCCGCCCAGCTTAATGGGGATCACGATGATCGCCACGATCATCACCGTAAAGATCATCAAATCCTTGACCAGAGCGATCATCGCAGGCGCGCGCAAGCCGCTGGTATAGGTATAAGCGGCCAGAATCAGGAAAGCGATAATCAGAGCGGCCTCAACCGGGACCCCCATTTGAGCGATCGAGACCTCGATACCGAACATCTGGAGGGCGATGTAAGGCATCGTTGCCAGGATGCCAGTGAAAGCGACCACCAGGGCGAGGGTGCTGCTCCCGAAGCGATCGCGGACAAAGTCCGAAGCGGTGATATAGCCATGCTTCTTGGCGACGCTCCAGAAGCGCGGCATCAACAAATAGACCAGGGGATAGGCCACAATCGTGTAGGGGACAGCGAAGAAGCCGGTGGCTCCACTATTGAACATGAGGCCCGGCACAGCCACGAAGGTGTAGGCCGTGTAGAGGTCGCCGCCCAGGAGGAACCAGGTGATCACGGTCCCGAAGCGTCGACCAGCCAGCCCCCACTCGTTCAGCAGGCTCAGATCACCGCGACGCCAGCGAGCGGCAACGAAGCCCAGCACGGTGACAAGAATGAAAAATACAATGAAGACGCTTAAAGCAACGACATTGACCATTGTAGTCTTTCCTTTCTCGGCAGGCATTGCATCACGGTGCAATGCAGCAATCCGTTGCACAGATGCTCGAACAACGCTGTTCTCAGGGCCGCCTGCTTCGCTGGCTCAAGCGCTCAACCAGTAAACAATGGCAGTGACCAGCGCGCCGAGAATGGTCCAGAGCAGCTGATACCAGTAGAAGAATGGGATGCCGATGAACTCCGGCTGATAGGAGTTGTAGAAAAAGGGCAGCAGGGTAGCAATGAAGGGGATGATGAGCAAGAGAAGAGGCCAGCGTCTCTTCTCGGTACGGGTAACCATAAGCTGTCACTCCTTTGAAACAGGTGATACGATTCCCGCGGCGCGTTGGGAGACGATTGGATGGAAAACCTGGTATGGTCGGGTCGGTAAGGCCCATGCGAGAACGATAGCAAGAGCCAGCACACAGGCATGAGGCACTGGATGAAGCAGCACCTACCTCATCGGCTGGCTCGCTGGCTCGCTCGCTGTTGGCCTTTGCCAAGACCATCCCTGCGTGCACCCTTGCACGCAGCTGGCCCGATCAGGCTGAATTGGCGCGTTTCTCAGTCTGTACTGTTGCTGGACCCGGCAACCGACACGCCCAATGCTGACTGGTATGCTATAATCGTACGCAATCAAAGTCGAAAAGTCAACCCGCCCTTGAAGCTAGTCATTCGGACATCCGTGTCTTATGCCGCTCTCCGCAGTTCCCTCCCAGCCAAAGCAGACTGGTATGATTGGAACAACAGGGGGAATTTCCTGCCTGTGCAGAAGTATAATGATATAAAGGTAGCACCACTAGATGGTAGACCTCTCTGTTAAGCTCTTCCTGGATATTCGTCATATACAATAAAAAGGGTATAATAATAAGGAGAAGAAGAAAGGCAGATAGTCAGCTCATGAACGAAGCGCAGACGAGAGGGAGCGCGTGGGATGTAGAAGAACGGGAGCTGCATGGGGCGGCACTGCCGGAAGGCTCGATCATCCTTGGCGGGCGCTATCGTCTGATCCGCCTGCTGCATGAGCGTCCGCGTGTCCATCTTTACCTTGCCAGGCGTCTCTCGGGCAGGCGGGAACGCATCCAGTACAGTGAGGAGCCGGAGCCGCTGGTAGCGGTGCGCGAGCTGCTCCTTGGTGGGCTGAGTGC is drawn from Thermogemmatispora onikobensis and contains these coding sequences:
- a CDS encoding DUF1501 domain-containing protein, with the protein product MALSRRTLIKDGMLVVSAGMVMPSIFSRAVLSARAQAREGARLAQAASERTLIVVQLAGGNDGLNTVIPYTDTRYYQMRPTLAIKEAQVLPLDQRLGLHPEMAGFQKLWEAGHLAVIEGVGYPNQSLSHFQAMDIWQTLDLSGNGREGWLGKLVAGLVDQEGHPFKALEIGSQTALALSSLTAQVPTLSSLSSYRLNADPADHDGGASRLQALLKLYNSYPRTAPYAVLLETTALDAQAGAGRLQQAANTYKPAASYPQGPFAEGLKILAEVIVNDLGLRVGYITLGGFDTHANQQETHAQLVKTLSDGLYAFYTDLALHGKADQVVVMTWSEFGRRVEENGSLGTDHGTAAPMFIVGSAVNRGIFGEPPSLTNLDDNGNLKYTVDFRSVYATVLERWMGASARTVLGGSFGTQNFLSAS
- the mctP gene encoding monocarboxylate uptake permease MctP, translating into MVNVVALSVFIVFFILVTVLGFVAARWRRGDLSLLNEWGLAGRRFGTVITWFLLGGDLYTAYTFVAVPGLMFNSGATGFFAVPYTIVAYPLVYLLMPRFWSVAKKHGYITASDFVRDRFGSSTLALVVAFTGILATMPYIALQMFGIEVSIAQMGVPVEAALIIAFLILAAYTYTSGLRAPAMIALVKDLMIFTVMIVAIIVIPIKLGGFDHIFAAAHTKHLNAIAQGTTFRDLLTTPQAQMAYATLALGSALALFLYPHAMTGVLSSSSRQVVKRNAALLPLYSLMLGLLALLGYMAIAAGTGVTSQPAFHSYKANGAVPSLMSWAFPDWFAGFAFAAISIGALVPAAVMSIAAANLFTRNIYKEYFRPNCSDREESTVAKVVSLVVKFGALLFILLVPATDIINFQLLGGVWIIQTLPPVFLGLYTNWMHRWAMIIGWVGGMVTGTWMAVANNFASSVFTISLGNVKIAAYIAVYSLLVNLVLTLILTPVFRALGVPSGKDNTQPADYEEEGLAALPKEPLMEELA
- a CDS encoding DUF3311 domain-containing protein, producing the protein MVTRTEKRRWPLLLLIIPFIATLLPFFYNSYQPEFIGIPFFYWYQLLWTILGALVTAIVYWLSA
- a CDS encoding DUF1800 domain-containing protein; translated protein: MEEAASYEAPTWSHPAEQREPEPGTSSSTSESASTRLPRRRLLGLAGIGLGAAGLVTGGIALEQLWQQNHAAGAQADQQLIGHLLRRAGFGAGPAELALYRKLGFAAAVDRLLSYQHVPDDEMEQRLAALNLNLDRPQDQQRWWLLRMAWTQRPLLEKMVLFWHGVLTSSFRKVGGPRFYRRIVIQNQFLRERALDTFDNILLGITSDPAMLFYLDLTKSTRNAPNENYARELMELFTIGLGHYTQQDVTEGAAALSGWHVRGLSSYYNPASHSDRIKHFLGHSGNLDYRDVIAILADHPATPWFLARKLFSFFVYENPSEEDLQPLVTAYQHSNHSIGAVMRALLLSPQFASAKAYRSRLKSPVEFAVGAYRALGLQDDGSLLPQFTTLMGQTVFDPPNVGGWPGDKVSAFWLNSGTWMTRLNYVDLLLRRGLGRGTVRPLDLQALIEKNRLASPEAFVDYFAAFLLDGQLANDRRALLVSYLTAPAPGRQESVTFANGSAYPLSRVRDALYLLLASPEYQLN